One genomic segment of Pedobacter endophyticus includes these proteins:
- the aroQ gene encoding type II 3-dehydroquinate dehydratase codes for MKIQIINGPNLNLLGVREPSIYGSTSIEDYVKELRSIYSIIEIEYFQSNVEGEIINKLHEVGFSYDGIVLNAGGYTHTSVAIADAIAAIKTPVVEVHVSNIYAREEYRHISLTGKNCQGVLTGFGMKGYRLAIESLLM; via the coding sequence ATGAAAATACAAATTATTAACGGTCCGAACTTAAATTTGCTTGGTGTACGCGAACCATCAATTTATGGCAGCACGAGCATTGAAGATTATGTGAAGGAGTTGAGGTCGATTTATTCGATTATAGAGATTGAGTACTTCCAGAGTAATGTTGAGGGCGAGATCATTAACAAACTGCACGAAGTGGGATTTAGTTACGATGGTATTGTGCTGAATGCGGGGGGCTATACGCATACCTCCGTAGCAATTGCCGATGCAATCGCCGCCATTAAAACGCCTGTGGTAGAGGTGCATGTATCAAATATTTACGCCCGCGAGGAATACCGCCATATTTCGTTAACCGGGAAAAACTGCCAGGGCGTACTTACCGGATTCGGAATGAAGGGCTACCGATTGGCCATTGAAAGCTTGTTGATGTAG
- the xerD gene encoding site-specific tyrosine recombinase XerD, producing the protein MLWQSHIKGFTTYLKLERSLSSNSVHAYLSDIDKLQQYFQSINQSPSLAAINVGDLRSFLSWLNQLGMLPSTQARVISGLKAFFTYLMLENEIQNDPTALIEAPKLSRKLPDTLNIHEINDLISAIDASKPEGMRNKAIIEVLYGCGLRVTELTELKISNIYPQIEFIKVIGKGNKERLVPIGGTALKLLDIYLSQVRVHVKIKKGNDDYVFLNRFGAKLSRISVFNLIKSLAVATGLKKSISPHTLRHSFATHLIEGGADLRAIQEMLGHSSITTTEIYTHVDRDYLREVITQFHPRS; encoded by the coding sequence ATGCTTTGGCAGTCACATATTAAAGGGTTTACAACTTATTTAAAGCTCGAGCGTTCCCTATCGTCGAACTCGGTACATGCTTATTTAAGCGACATTGATAAATTGCAACAATATTTTCAATCCATAAATCAATCGCCTTCGCTCGCTGCGATAAATGTCGGCGATCTACGGTCCTTTTTATCGTGGCTGAATCAATTGGGCATGCTGCCCAGCACCCAGGCAAGGGTAATTTCGGGTTTAAAAGCTTTTTTTACCTACCTGATGTTGGAAAATGAAATTCAAAACGATCCAACGGCTTTGATCGAAGCACCCAAGTTGAGCAGAAAGCTGCCCGACACCCTCAACATACACGAAATTAACGATCTTATTTCTGCCATCGATGCCTCAAAGCCAGAAGGAATGCGCAACAAGGCCATTATCGAGGTATTGTACGGTTGTGGGCTTCGCGTTACCGAACTAACAGAACTTAAAATATCCAATATCTATCCGCAAATCGAGTTTATAAAGGTTATCGGTAAGGGAAACAAGGAGCGCTTGGTACCCATTGGCGGCACGGCGTTGAAGCTCCTGGATATTTATCTTAGTCAGGTGCGGGTACACGTTAAAATTAAGAAAGGCAATGATGATTACGTTTTTTTAAATCGGTTTGGGGCAAAGCTCTCACGAATTTCGGTGTTTAATTTAATTAAATCGTTGGCCGTAGCTACCGGATTAAAGAAAAGCATCAGTCCCCACACCCTCCGGCACTCGTTTGCTACCCATTTAATTGAGGGCGGCGCCGATTTAAGGGCAATACAAGAAATGTTAGGGCATTCGAGTATTACCACTACCGAGATTTACACGCACGTAGATCGAGATTATTTGAGAGAGGTAATTACCCAGTTTCACCCAAGGTCTTAA
- the prmC gene encoding peptide chain release factor N(5)-glutamine methyltransferase, producing MADGTDKIGLLSQQISNFAKMKIEALKEDFIIELEPLYDVDETKNLFGLALEHVLEIHYNKIRLLGDLDLSYLQVQKLLTVLNDLKIGRPIQYILGEAHFYGSVFKVNESVLIPRPETEELVDWIINENLPDVRVQKGLLDIGTGSGCIPIALKKHLPNFAVSSIDISGKAIAVAVQNAKAIGVEIDFIEADILGYESEQKFDVIVSNPPYIRALEKVEMHANVLKHEPHLALFVADDDPLVFYNAIAAFAKTNLKAKGQLYFEINEYLGKETVELLKAKGFNDIVLRKDMHGKDRMIKAKV from the coding sequence ATGGCCGATGGAACTGATAAAATAGGATTGTTATCGCAGCAAATAAGTAATTTTGCAAAAATGAAAATTGAAGCACTTAAGGAAGATTTTATCATCGAACTGGAGCCTTTGTACGATGTGGATGAAACGAAGAATTTGTTCGGTTTGGCGCTTGAACACGTTCTGGAAATTCATTATAATAAAATCAGACTGCTTGGCGACCTGGATTTGAGTTACCTGCAGGTGCAAAAGCTGTTAACGGTACTTAACGATCTGAAAATCGGTAGGCCGATACAGTACATTTTGGGCGAAGCTCATTTTTACGGTTCAGTTTTTAAGGTTAACGAAAGTGTATTGATCCCGAGGCCAGAAACGGAGGAGCTGGTAGATTGGATCATTAATGAAAATTTGCCGGATGTAAGGGTTCAAAAAGGCCTGCTCGATATCGGCACCGGCTCGGGCTGTATACCAATAGCCCTGAAAAAGCACTTGCCCAACTTTGCTGTTTCTTCAATAGATATCTCTGGAAAAGCGATAGCTGTTGCTGTACAAAACGCGAAAGCCATTGGGGTGGAAATCGATTTTATTGAGGCAGATATTCTTGGTTACGAAAGTGAACAAAAATTTGATGTGATTGTTAGTAATCCGCCTTATATCAGAGCTTTAGAAAAAGTTGAAATGCATGCCAATGTATTAAAGCATGAGCCGCATCTGGCCTTGTTTGTTGCTGATGATGATCCGCTGGTTTTTTATAATGCTATCGCAGCCTTTGCTAAAACGAACCTCAAAGCTAAAGGACAACTTTACTTCGAAATAAACGAATATTTAGGTAAGGAAACAGTTGAGCTGCTAAAGGCTAAAGGATTTAATGATATTGTGTTACGGAAAGATATGCATGGGAAAGATAGAATGATAAAGGCGAAGGTTTAA
- the ribD gene encoding bifunctional diaminohydroxyphosphoribosylaminopyrimidine deaminase/5-amino-6-(5-phosphoribosylamino)uracil reductase RibD, translating to MSDEFYITRCLELAALAMGNVSPNPMVGCVIVADGQIIGQGYHQHYGKPHAEPNAISSVIEKYGNQAQELLKKATAYVNLEPCAHFGKTPPCADLLVKHQLKKVVIGNRDPFASVDGKGIEKLKNAGIEVVSGILDAECRHFNRRFFTRIKQQRPYIILKWAQTANGFFATADGHQKWISGNLAKRLAHQWRTEEDAILIGKKTALMDNPQLTAREWPGKNPIRLVIDKNLQVPQSNHIYNNEAKTIIFNEIKTDLVDNIHYIQMEDMHFYLGQKIAFQLYLMDIQSVIIEGGVNILKQFLETNLWDEARIFSSANSWTEGIASPSIGGNLTEQIQIGPDKLSIYINSINP from the coding sequence ATGAGCGATGAATTTTACATAACACGCTGTTTAGAACTGGCTGCACTTGCGATGGGCAATGTGAGCCCCAACCCCATGGTGGGCTGCGTAATTGTTGCCGATGGGCAGATTATTGGCCAGGGTTACCACCAACACTATGGAAAACCACATGCAGAGCCCAACGCCATCAGCTCAGTAATTGAAAAATACGGCAACCAGGCCCAGGAGCTGCTGAAGAAAGCCACGGCTTATGTAAATTTAGAGCCCTGTGCCCATTTCGGAAAAACGCCCCCCTGTGCCGATTTATTGGTAAAACACCAACTTAAAAAAGTGGTTATCGGCAACCGCGATCCCTTTGCCAGTGTCGACGGAAAAGGGATTGAAAAACTTAAAAACGCAGGCATTGAGGTGGTAAGTGGAATTTTAGATGCCGAATGCCGACACTTCAACCGTCGCTTTTTTACCCGGATTAAACAGCAACGCCCTTACATTATATTAAAATGGGCCCAAACCGCCAATGGCTTTTTTGCCACTGCCGATGGCCATCAGAAATGGATAAGCGGCAATTTGGCAAAACGCCTCGCTCACCAGTGGCGCACAGAAGAAGATGCCATTTTAATCGGTAAAAAAACCGCATTGATGGATAATCCGCAATTGACTGCACGAGAATGGCCGGGGAAAAACCCGATCAGGCTCGTAATCGACAAAAATCTGCAGGTTCCACAAAGCAACCACATCTATAATAACGAAGCCAAAACAATCATCTTTAATGAGATTAAAACCGATTTAGTGGATAACATTCACTATATCCAAATGGAAGACATGCATTTCTATCTCGGCCAAAAAATTGCCTTTCAACTGTATCTCATGGATATTCAATCGGTAATCATCGAAGGCGGCGTTAACATTTTGAAACAGTTTTTAGAAACCAATCTTTGGGATGAGGCCCGCATATTTTCATCTGCCAACAGCTGGACGGAAGGAATTGCCTCGCCAAGCATAGGCGGCAACCTCACCGAACAAATCCAGATCGGGCCCGATAAACTATCGATTTATATTAATAGCATAAACCCATGA
- a CDS encoding DMT family transporter translates to MIFILLSICCSVTVAVLLKLAKRYQISIIQAVTVNYFVALILCFLFFKPEVSAINVDSPWPVYISLAILLPSIFLFLAASIKNLGIVKTDIAQRLSLFIPILAAYFIFKEDFNNLKIIGLAIGFPAIVLTFIRKSDQGNNNRRWLYPIMVFVGFGVIDVLFKQIALYKAAPYTTSLFLVFCLSFILSLFIVTAMAITRKTKLQLVNVACGAILGIFNFGNILFYMKAHKALAQNPSTVFAAMNLGVIIVGTLIGVLVFKERLTKLNYAGIILALVAIIFIKLSQDAV, encoded by the coding sequence ATGATTTTTATCCTTTTAAGTATTTGTTGTAGCGTTACAGTAGCTGTATTATTAAAGCTGGCGAAACGTTATCAAATCAGCATTATACAAGCCGTTACCGTAAATTACTTCGTAGCATTAATTCTTTGCTTCCTCTTTTTTAAGCCCGAAGTGTCGGCGATAAATGTCGATTCCCCGTGGCCAGTTTACATTTCGCTTGCCATTTTACTTCCCTCCATATTTCTGTTTTTGGCCGCCTCAATAAAAAATCTAGGCATCGTTAAAACCGATATTGCCCAACGGCTTTCTTTGTTTATTCCAATTCTCGCTGCCTATTTTATCTTTAAAGAAGATTTTAATAACCTTAAAATAATTGGTTTAGCTATCGGTTTTCCGGCCATAGTGCTCACCTTTATCCGAAAATCCGATCAGGGCAATAACAATCGCAGGTGGCTCTACCCCATTATGGTTTTTGTTGGTTTTGGCGTTATCGACGTTCTTTTTAAGCAAATAGCACTTTATAAGGCCGCACCCTACACCACTTCGCTTTTTCTTGTTTTTTGCCTGTCGTTTATCCTATCGCTATTCATTGTTACTGCAATGGCAATTACCCGAAAAACTAAACTTCAACTGGTAAATGTAGCCTGCGGCGCAATATTGGGAATTTTTAACTTCGGCAACATCTTGTTTTATATGAAGGCACATAAAGCACTGGCGCAGAATCCATCGACGGTTTTTGCTGCTATGAACCTCGGCGTAATCATTGTAGGCACCTTAATAGGCGTGCTGGTGTTTAAAGAGCGATTGACGAAATTGAATTACGCCGGAATTATCCTCGCCCTCGTGGCCATCATCTTTATTAAACTATCGCAAGATGCTGTTTGA
- a CDS encoding IMPACT family protein has product MLFDDSYKTIQSPSEGIFRDRGSKFIAYAYPIRSEDQVKPILTHLKAEHAKARHWCYAYRLTPDRSVFRINDDGEPSGTAGRPILNCLLSADITNVLVVVVRYFGGTLLGVPGLINAYKNASLEALASANVITKTINDVYEITFNYLQMNHVMKLVKDENLDVLKQQFDVDCLLRIEIRKAQLNHVLARFDKLENVKQKYIQTI; this is encoded by the coding sequence ATGCTGTTTGACGACTCCTATAAAACTATCCAAAGCCCATCAGAAGGCATATTTCGCGATCGCGGAAGCAAGTTTATCGCCTACGCGTACCCCATTCGCTCAGAAGATCAGGTAAAGCCAATTTTAACCCATTTAAAGGCCGAGCATGCAAAAGCACGACATTGGTGTTACGCTTACCGGTTAACGCCCGATCGCTCCGTTTTCAGGATAAACGACGATGGGGAGCCATCCGGCACCGCTGGCAGGCCAATTCTCAATTGCCTGCTCTCAGCCGACATTACAAATGTATTGGTTGTTGTGGTTCGGTACTTCGGCGGAACATTGTTGGGCGTGCCAGGTTTAATCAATGCCTATAAAAATGCGAGTTTAGAGGCCCTCGCATCCGCAAATGTCATTACAAAAACCATTAACGATGTATATGAGATTACTTTCAACTACTTGCAAATGAACCATGTGATGAAACTGGTCAAAGACGAAAACCTTGATGTATTAAAACAACAATTTGACGTGGACTGTTTACTGCGAATTGAGATTAGAAAGGCGCAACTCAATCATGTTTTGGCCAGATTCGATAAGCTCGAAAACGTAAAACAGAAGTATATACAAACGATTTAA
- a CDS encoding nucleoside phosphorylase — translation MKIAQSDLIINPDGSIYHLNLLPGDVAETVITVGDPDRVSQVSKHFDTIELKKGKREFITHTGFVGKKRVTVLSTGIGTDNIDIVLNELDALVNIDFNARQIKQELTSLNIVRIGTSGSVQPDIPMGTILASAYGLGMDALMNYYLPPELNSNAALLEEIKVHFKGFQKINPYLNAADENLLNTIGKDLPTGITVTAPGFYAPQGRLVRAQNAVPHFINLVSSFKSNQYRITNLEMETAGIYALANVLGHKALSINAILASRVNFQFSSEPDKVVENAIKLVLERL, via the coding sequence ATGAAAATAGCTCAAAGTGATTTGATCATCAATCCCGATGGCAGCATTTACCACCTCAACCTATTGCCCGGCGATGTAGCAGAAACGGTGATTACCGTCGGCGACCCTGATCGTGTAAGCCAGGTAAGCAAACATTTCGACACTATTGAGCTAAAAAAGGGAAAGCGTGAGTTTATTACCCATACCGGCTTTGTCGGCAAAAAACGGGTCACTGTCCTGTCTACAGGTATAGGAACAGATAATATCGATATTGTTCTTAACGAACTGGATGCTTTGGTTAATATCGATTTCAACGCTCGCCAAATTAAGCAAGAACTTACTTCATTAAATATTGTCCGCATTGGCACTTCCGGTTCAGTACAGCCCGATATCCCCATGGGAACCATTTTGGCCTCCGCTTACGGCCTTGGTATGGATGCCCTGATGAACTACTATCTACCCCCCGAACTGAATAGTAACGCTGCCTTGCTCGAAGAGATTAAAGTTCATTTTAAAGGCTTTCAGAAGATTAATCCTTATTTAAATGCTGCTGATGAAAACCTTTTAAATACCATCGGAAAAGATTTACCCACGGGGATTACTGTTACAGCCCCCGGTTTTTATGCACCGCAGGGTCGCCTGGTGAGGGCGCAAAACGCTGTTCCCCATTTTATAAATCTCGTAAGCAGTTTTAAAAGCAACCAGTATCGAATTACAAACCTCGAAATGGAAACCGCAGGCATCTATGCCTTAGCCAACGTTTTAGGGCATAAAGCACTATCAATTAATGCCATTTTAGCCAGCCGCGTAAATTTCCAGTTTAGCAGCGAACCCGATAAAGTTGTAGAAAACGCAATAAAATTGGTTTTAGAAAGGCTTTGA
- a CDS encoding Rieske (2Fe-2S) protein, whose amino-acid sequence MKWFKALNKVQLPGLNAIKTVNVNGKQLCIINNEDNMIATQSSCPHAGGHFSGGWCKNGHLVCPIHRYEYDLETGRGAEGQGDYIDIYPTEVREDGLYIGFEESWWSKLWG is encoded by the coding sequence ATGAAGTGGTTTAAAGCGCTGAATAAAGTCCAACTTCCGGGGTTGAATGCCATTAAGACCGTAAATGTGAACGGTAAACAACTTTGTATTATTAATAATGAGGATAACATGATAGCTACGCAGTCTTCATGCCCGCATGCGGGTGGCCACTTTTCTGGTGGATGGTGCAAGAACGGCCATTTAGTTTGCCCGATTCACCGCTACGAATACGATTTGGAAACGGGAAGAGGAGCGGAGGGGCAAGGCGATTATATCGATATTTACCCTACCGAGGTGCGTGAGGATGGTTTGTATATCGGTTTTGAAGAAAGTTGGTGGAGCAAGCTTTGGGGGTAA
- a CDS encoding 7-carboxy-7-deazaguanine synthase QueE, with the protein MKQHIPDDGTLLPLMEEFYTIQGEGFNTGKAAYFIRLGGCDVGCHWCDVKESWDAEMHPLTPADIIVANADQHPGKAVVITGGEPLIYNLDYLTAKLKERGILTFIETSGAYPLSGNWDWICLSPKKFKAPRPDITPVANELKVIVFNKSDFKWAEEYAAMVSPNCKLYLQPEWSKSKEITPMIIDYVMANPKWEISLQTHKFLNIP; encoded by the coding sequence ATGAAACAACACATACCAGACGACGGCACATTGCTTCCTTTAATGGAAGAATTCTACACCATTCAGGGCGAGGGATTTAACACGGGGAAAGCGGCTTATTTCATTCGCTTAGGTGGTTGCGATGTGGGCTGCCACTGGTGCGATGTAAAAGAAAGCTGGGATGCCGAGATGCATCCGTTAACCCCAGCCGACATAATTGTAGCTAATGCCGATCAGCACCCCGGTAAGGCCGTAGTAATTACAGGCGGCGAACCCTTAATTTATAACCTCGATTATTTAACCGCGAAACTTAAAGAGCGTGGAATTTTGACCTTTATTGAAACCTCTGGCGCTTATCCACTTTCGGGCAATTGGGACTGGATTTGCCTATCGCCAAAAAAGTTCAAAGCACCTCGGCCCGATATTACACCAGTTGCCAACGAGCTTAAGGTAATTGTTTTCAACAAAAGCGATTTTAAATGGGCAGAGGAATATGCCGCAATGGTATCGCCGAACTGCAAATTATATCTTCAGCCAGAATGGTCTAAATCGAAGGAAATTACGCCCATGATTATCGATTATGTAATGGCCAACCCCAAATGGGAGATATCTTTGCAAACCCATAAATTTTTAAATATTCCTTAA
- a CDS encoding OmpA family protein: protein MKYWFSLVFCISSILCLAQSSTNRKAQIAFEKAGQFVQQQDYASAAQNLENAVKEDPQFQSAHILLGDVYRIQKKYSAAKNAFEKAISINKNVAPPVIYNLAEMEFAMQDYDKARQHFDEFLALNSASDRVKRAKKYLLDCDFAKVAIKSPVKYTPTNLGNGVNTTDAEYFPALTADGETLIFTRQVNGNEDFWTSQFKNNAWTLASPLSNNINTARYNEGAQTISPDGKYLFFTGCNRPDGLGRCDIYVSHREGKGWGEPYNVGKPVNSEYWESQPAISPDGRTLYFISNRPGGSGGYDIWKSTITDDAKWGPAINLGPEINTAYDENTPFLHADGKTLYFSSDGWPGFGNKDIYYSRMDDAGAFKKPVNMGYPLNSFEDENGLIVSANGNFGMFSSNLKDGFGSQDIYSFGMPEAAKPLKVSYVKGIVRDKDTKKTIESNVQVIDLKTNKTVFDDYTDSETGQFLAVMPIGSDYLFNVNADGYLFYSENFELKASDISKPYQLEVYIEKIKEGGNVTLRNIFFDTNKFNLLPASIRELNLLIDFLQQNTNVNIQIQGHTDNVGDAKLNEKLSLRRANAVYEYLIKNSIQPNRLTFKGFGASKPIADNKTESGRKNNRRTSFVITKI from the coding sequence ATGAAATACTGGTTTTCTTTAGTTTTTTGCATCTCGAGTATTTTGTGCCTTGCGCAAAGCTCAACAAACAGAAAAGCGCAAATTGCTTTCGAAAAAGCAGGCCAGTTTGTTCAGCAACAGGATTATGCTTCCGCAGCTCAAAACCTGGAGAACGCAGTTAAAGAAGATCCGCAATTTCAGTCCGCACATATTCTTTTGGGCGACGTGTATCGCATTCAAAAAAAATATAGTGCTGCAAAGAATGCGTTTGAAAAAGCAATTTCGATAAATAAAAACGTTGCACCCCCCGTAATTTATAACCTTGCCGAAATGGAATTTGCCATGCAGGATTATGATAAGGCCAGGCAACATTTCGATGAGTTTTTAGCGCTCAATAGTGCTTCAGACAGAGTAAAAAGGGCAAAAAAATACTTGCTCGACTGCGATTTTGCTAAGGTCGCTATTAAAAGCCCTGTGAAATATACGCCAACCAATTTGGGCAATGGAGTAAACACAACCGATGCCGAATATTTTCCCGCCTTAACCGCCGATGGCGAAACCTTGATTTTTACCCGTCAGGTAAACGGAAATGAAGATTTCTGGACCTCGCAGTTTAAAAACAATGCGTGGACGCTGGCCAGCCCCTTATCTAACAATATAAACACTGCACGCTATAATGAAGGTGCTCAAACGATTTCGCCCGATGGAAAATATCTGTTTTTTACCGGCTGCAATCGACCCGATGGACTTGGCAGATGCGATATTTATGTGTCGCACCGCGAAGGAAAAGGCTGGGGTGAGCCGTATAATGTTGGGAAGCCTGTTAATTCAGAATATTGGGAATCCCAGCCCGCCATTAGTCCCGATGGCAGAACCTTGTATTTCATTAGCAACCGGCCGGGAGGATCTGGCGGTTACGACATTTGGAAAAGTACCATTACCGACGATGCAAAATGGGGCCCCGCAATCAATCTCGGCCCCGAAATAAACACCGCTTACGATGAAAATACCCCGTTTCTACATGCCGATGGAAAAACGCTTTATTTCTCGTCAGACGGCTGGCCCGGATTCGGAAACAAAGACATTTATTACAGTAGAATGGACGATGCGGGAGCCTTTAAAAAGCCCGTAAACATGGGCTACCCACTTAATTCCTTCGAAGATGAAAACGGGTTGATTGTGAGCGCCAACGGAAATTTTGGGATGTTTTCTTCCAACTTAAAGGATGGCTTCGGCAGTCAAGACATTTATAGCTTTGGGATGCCCGAAGCCGCCAAACCGTTAAAGGTTTCGTATGTTAAAGGGATTGTTCGCGATAAAGACACTAAGAAAACAATTGAAAGTAACGTTCAGGTTATCGATTTAAAAACCAATAAAACCGTGTTTGATGATTATACGGATTCGGAAACCGGACAGTTTTTAGCCGTGATGCCAATCGGAAGCGACTATTTGTTCAACGTTAATGCCGACGGCTATTTATTTTATTCCGAAAATTTTGAATTAAAAGCCAGCGACATCAGCAAGCCGTACCAACTGGAGGTGTATATCGAAAAGATAAAAGAAGGTGGTAACGTAACGCTAAGAAATATCTTCTTCGATACCAATAAATTCAACCTTTTGCCCGCATCAATCAGGGAGCTTAACCTACTGATCGATTTCTTGCAGCAAAACACAAATGTAAATATCCAAATTCAGGGGCATACCGATAACGTCGGCGATGCAAAATTGAACGAAAAACTGTCGCTACGCAGAGCAAATGCCGTTTACGAATACCTGATCAAAAACAGCATCCAACCAAACAGACTTACCTTTAAAGGCTTCGGCGCAAGCAAGCCAATTGCCGATAATAAAACTGAAAGTGGCAGAAAAAATAACCGAAGAACTTCGTTCGTGATTACCAAGATCTAG